One part of the Arcanobacterium phocisimile genome encodes these proteins:
- a CDS encoding ABC transporter permease produces the protein MMFFNISVIARTVGVAWANLNPNYEDAARTLGASPVRVFTSVTWPRLSGAVYSAAMLVFLYCATSYSLVMVLGSTRTRTLETEIYRQTSQFLNLGAAAILSLIQAVIVIIALVISQRWSKSGVVVDRYSRFVAAPRPISARQRLLLYALIVFIFVLIVLPIRQGVLRSLRRNGEFTFAYYTDLFIPGAARSVDFAIATTIGNSLQSALYATVIAVVIGGAVSLLVTRKFRHHADRWETIHNMYDGIFIFPVGISSVTLGFGMLVALGGPLNVIADSQLLLPLAQSLVCLPILIRTMVPMLQRVNRALYRPALTLGAPPWRAFFTVEGPVLLRALGVASGFAFAISIGEFSATSFLVLQREPTLPVMIYQLVGRAGAADQGMGYAGTVVLCAITAVVMLCVEMVTSTNAQQRNNSTVSEG, from the coding sequence ATGATGTTTTTTAACATCTCGGTGATTGCTCGTACGGTGGGGGTGGCTTGGGCGAATCTGAACCCTAATTATGAGGATGCTGCCCGAACTTTGGGTGCTTCGCCGGTGCGCGTTTTTACTTCGGTTACGTGGCCGCGATTATCTGGGGCTGTTTATTCGGCAGCAATGTTGGTGTTTTTGTATTGCGCTACGTCCTATTCGTTGGTGATGGTGCTTGGCTCTACTCGTACGCGCACGTTAGAAACTGAAATTTATCGGCAAACGTCGCAGTTTTTGAATTTGGGTGCTGCCGCGATTTTGTCATTGATCCAAGCGGTGATCGTTATTATTGCGTTGGTGATTTCCCAGCGGTGGAGCAAATCTGGGGTGGTGGTGGATCGGTATTCGCGTTTTGTTGCTGCGCCACGGCCGATATCTGCCCGCCAACGGCTATTATTATATGCCTTGATCGTCTTTATTTTTGTGCTTATTGTGTTGCCGATCCGGCAGGGGGTGTTGCGGTCATTGCGGCGCAATGGTGAGTTTACGTTCGCTTACTACACTGATTTATTTATTCCTGGGGCTGCTCGATCAGTTGATTTTGCTATTGCCACGACGATTGGGAATTCGCTGCAATCGGCGCTTTACGCTACGGTGATTGCGGTGGTTATTGGCGGCGCGGTGTCATTACTGGTTACCCGGAAGTTCCGGCATCATGCAGACCGTTGGGAAACGATCCACAATATGTATGATGGTATTTTTATTTTCCCGGTGGGAATTTCTTCAGTCACCTTGGGTTTTGGCATGTTGGTGGCTTTGGGTGGCCCGTTGAACGTCATTGCTGATTCGCAATTGTTGCTTCCGTTGGCTCAATCTTTGGTATGTTTACCGATCCTTATTCGTACGATGGTTCCGATGTTGCAGCGGGTTAATCGAGCGCTATATCGGCCAGCCCTCACGCTTGGTGCACCGCCGTGGCGGGCTTTTTTCACTGTGGAAGGCCCAGTATTGTTGCGTGCACTGGGGGTTGCGAGTGGTTTTGCGTTTGCGATCAGTATCGGTGAGTTTTCGGCTACATCATTTTTGGTATTACAACGCGAACCTACGCTGCCGGTAATGATTTATCAGTTGGTTGGGCGAGCGGGCGCTGCCGATCAGGGGATGGGTTATGCGGGCACTGTGGTGTTATGTGCGATCACGGCTGTGGTGATGCTCTGTGTTGAAATGGTTACGAGCACTAACGCGCAACAGCGCAACAATTCGACTGTTAGTGAGGGGTAA
- a CDS encoding IS1249 family transposase, giving the protein MVKNGKDKCGHQRWICRSCKVTSRWHNDVTSRDLRAFLEVLTGKTTQRELPGQGRTFRRKSAVLWEIWPICEPDGQAHRVIHVDGIHLGRDAVILIACSPEYVIAWHVARRESTQAWLDLLAKIPPPGMVVADGGTGFTTARAQLWPSTRVQRCTFHAYQQVKRYTTTRSRTECGRQLYRIGVDLLHVKTPAHAHVWIDSFYAWRHRWAGFLAEKTRNEKGKLVDKHERLVKAGNSLSRLVDSGHLFTFLNPDLYDDGEIIGSLPAMNNQIEGGINSPLRELLRRHRGMSIDHRIRAVSWWCYLHTENPANPAEILRIMPTNTDIMRAYQQAAARHRAHHNNHRWGNGLDWNELHTHTPYRNDY; this is encoded by the coding sequence ATGGTCAAAAACGGTAAAGACAAATGCGGCCACCAACGCTGGATCTGCCGCTCATGCAAGGTAACCTCGCGTTGGCATAACGACGTCACTTCGCGGGATTTGCGTGCGTTCTTAGAGGTTCTGACTGGGAAAACCACGCAGCGAGAACTTCCTGGACAGGGCCGGACCTTCCGACGCAAGAGCGCTGTGTTGTGGGAGATCTGGCCGATATGCGAACCCGATGGGCAAGCCCACCGCGTGATCCATGTTGATGGTATCCATTTAGGCCGCGATGCTGTCATTCTGATCGCCTGCAGCCCCGAATATGTGATTGCCTGGCATGTGGCCAGACGTGAATCGACCCAAGCCTGGCTGGACCTGCTCGCGAAAATCCCACCACCCGGTATGGTCGTGGCTGACGGGGGCACAGGTTTCACAACAGCTCGGGCACAATTGTGGCCCTCCACGCGTGTCCAACGCTGCACGTTCCACGCCTATCAACAGGTCAAACGCTACACGACCACACGCTCACGAACTGAATGTGGCAGACAGCTCTACCGGATCGGTGTTGATCTATTGCATGTGAAAACTCCCGCACACGCGCACGTATGGATCGATAGCTTCTATGCTTGGCGTCACCGTTGGGCTGGGTTCCTGGCCGAGAAAACCCGTAACGAGAAAGGAAAACTAGTCGATAAACACGAGCGGCTCGTCAAGGCTGGCAATAGTCTGTCTAGGCTGGTCGATAGTGGCCATTTGTTCACGTTTCTCAATCCCGATCTTTACGATGACGGAGAAATAATCGGTTCTCTACCAGCGATGAATAACCAGATCGAGGGAGGTATCAACTCGCCTTTACGTGAACTGCTGCGCCGTCATCGGGGTATGAGTATCGATCACCGGATCCGTGCAGTGTCATGGTGGTGCTACCTACACACCGAGAACCCTGCCAACCCAGCCGAAATCCTGCGTATCATGCCCACCAACACGGACATCATGCGCGCTTACCAGCAAGCCGCAGCCCGACACCGAGCCCACCACAACAACCATCGCTGGGGCAACGGCCTTGACTGGAACGAACTCCACACCCACACACCCTACCGCAACGACTACTAA
- a CDS encoding ABC transporter ATP-binding protein, with translation MAGIPTHQRNIGMVFQDGQLFAHRSVARNISYALEMAGVGGSQRDERVREMMDLVGLSGYGDRDVATLSGGQAQRIALARSLAPSPHVLLLDEPLSALDKDLRERLAGDLRDILVQAKMTAIFVTHDRMEADAVADRVCVMDAGRIVREV, from the coding sequence ATGGCTGGTATCCCTACTCATCAGCGTAATATCGGCATGGTGTTTCAAGATGGTCAGTTATTTGCTCATCGTAGTGTTGCCCGCAATATTTCGTATGCTTTGGAGATGGCTGGGGTTGGTGGTTCTCAGCGTGATGAGCGTGTGCGGGAGATGATGGATTTAGTTGGCTTATCTGGCTATGGGGATCGGGATGTGGCAACGCTTTCTGGCGGGCAGGCCCAGCGTATTGCGTTGGCGCGTTCGCTTGCTCCTAGCCCGCATGTGTTGTTGTTAGATGAGCCGCTTTCGGCTCTCGATAAGGATTTGCGCGAACGTTTGGCGGGGGATTTACGCGATATTCTGGTTCAAGCGAAAATGACGGCGATTTTTGTTACCCATGATCGGATGGAAGCCGACGCGGTTGCTGACCGGGTGTGTGTTATGGATGCGGGCAGGATTGTTCGCGAAGTGTAG
- a CDS encoding carbohydrate ABC transporter permease → MSKVADMVRHDRPYRAKGSSDIMKPSLAGLIVKYLMLFAVFCIMVFPFFWQLSTSFKGASENIYDFPPTMIPAEPTWDNYKEVFRTIPVLNYAWHSLLVGVGTVISNVIFATLGGYALGCLKFKGKAIIIAIFFSTLLLPGEVTLTSQYLTIKSIGLANTLWGVFLPGAIAAINVLLVSAT, encoded by the coding sequence ATGAGTAAAGTAGCTGACATGGTCCGTCACGACCGTCCGTACCGCGCCAAGGGTTCTTCTGACATCATGAAGCCGTCACTAGCAGGCTTAATTGTTAAATATTTGATGCTCTTTGCCGTTTTCTGCATCATGGTGTTTCCTTTCTTTTGGCAACTCTCCACCTCATTCAAGGGTGCTAGCGAGAACATCTACGACTTCCCACCAACGATGATTCCAGCTGAGCCCACTTGGGATAATTACAAGGAAGTTTTCCGTACCATTCCAGTTTTGAACTACGCATGGCATTCCTTGCTTGTTGGTGTAGGCACGGTAATCTCTAACGTCATCTTTGCAACGTTAGGTGGGTATGCTCTAGGCTGCTTGAAGTTCAAGGGCAAGGCGATCATCATCGCGATCTTCTTCTCTACCCTACTTCTTCCCGGCGAAGTCACCCTCACCAGCCAGTATTTGACCATCAAGTCAATCGGTTTAGCAAATACTTTATGGGGCGTATTCCTCCCTGGCGCTATCGCTGCCATTAACGTTCTGTTGGTTTCCGCGACATGA
- a CDS encoding Rib/alpha-like domain-containing protein — MVIERTQRVWAFLTAAALVLMTLGGGLLVPRFAHADVQGGAEPSQSAPIQPAVDTAPAKMADAYKPNFIGAGVERGETVTLNAPTFEDANKRPIDAPAGVQYSIDEKTDSRLHARIDGQGVITVAPDANLNADFYNVFVTVTYADGTSDFANFTVNVTALWDIVYTPANVEVLQGETRTLTPQLQLDGAPKNTPTTTVFAIESGSSNNDVISIDPTNGNIAVNATDNAELKTYVVKVTATTGSVIARGTVTITIAAKETAPKVPSTPQKDMYQPAFTGDKVDTGAAKTLAAPEFTDAKGVKTAAPRGVQYAIVGEKTSAVMHARINDKGEITVAPEPGVATRLYNIFVMVTYEDGSSDEVSVGVFVDTPWDIGYTPADVEVRQGETQTLTPKIKYNGKDQTAPNTTVYAFEGDSPHPAITLDSKTGVIAVAPATDAAIGQFNVRVNATNNGRLIAQGDVNIKIVAKPVAPAPQPPAPAPEKPAYKFSYDDLAVTQGETESVELKVTLDGKKSSAPADVSFTRDAKMPDWITVDAKTGVITATTDEYVPAETYNYMVTVTQADGAKTEVPVMVKVAKAGDAPELKSQLWKLSYADTTLQQLKSATVKLTATLFGKERALPRGVTFAPGADMPSWVTVDEKTGAITVKPSEFVEIKSYVFHVVVTHLNGETEKLAVNIKVTEADAQMEEPQPQKPGKVVIPALKLTPATPHATPQEPKPSDPKPSDPKPTQPKPVETPSTGLAKTGVGIAGLAGTALLAALAGAAMLRRRKA; from the coding sequence ATGGTTATTGAACGAACACAACGAGTCTGGGCTTTCTTAACAGCCGCAGCGCTCGTTTTGATGACTTTGGGCGGTGGTTTGTTAGTGCCACGCTTTGCCCATGCAGATGTGCAAGGTGGTGCTGAACCAAGTCAGTCAGCGCCAATTCAACCGGCTGTAGATACGGCTCCAGCGAAGATGGCTGACGCGTATAAGCCTAACTTCATTGGTGCTGGCGTAGAACGCGGAGAAACAGTTACGCTTAACGCCCCAACGTTCGAGGATGCTAACAAACGGCCGATTGATGCACCTGCAGGAGTGCAGTACTCCATTGATGAAAAAACAGACTCTCGTCTCCATGCTCGTATTGATGGTCAGGGTGTGATCACGGTAGCGCCAGATGCTAATCTCAATGCAGACTTCTATAACGTGTTCGTGACGGTAACATATGCAGACGGAACTTCTGATTTTGCGAATTTCACTGTTAATGTCACAGCGTTATGGGATATTGTTTACACTCCAGCAAATGTGGAAGTGCTTCAGGGAGAAACTCGGACGCTTACTCCTCAACTTCAGCTAGATGGTGCTCCGAAAAATACTCCGACGACTACTGTGTTCGCAATTGAGAGTGGATCATCCAATAATGATGTGATTTCAATTGACCCAACGAATGGCAATATCGCGGTAAATGCCACTGATAATGCTGAACTTAAAACATATGTCGTAAAGGTAACAGCAACTACTGGATCGGTTATTGCTCGTGGTACCGTGACGATTACGATCGCTGCCAAGGAAACGGCTCCAAAAGTGCCATCAACTCCTCAGAAGGATATGTATCAGCCGGCATTCACCGGTGATAAAGTGGACACTGGTGCAGCAAAAACTCTTGCTGCACCAGAGTTTACGGATGCGAAGGGCGTAAAGACTGCAGCACCCCGAGGGGTACAGTACGCTATTGTCGGTGAAAAAACCTCAGCTGTCATGCATGCCCGTATCAATGATAAAGGTGAGATTACGGTAGCACCAGAACCGGGTGTCGCAACACGTCTGTACAATATTTTCGTTATGGTGACATATGAGGATGGATCTTCCGACGAAGTATCTGTCGGTGTATTCGTCGATACTCCTTGGGATATCGGCTACACTCCGGCCGATGTAGAAGTGCGCCAAGGGGAAACTCAGACGCTTACTCCTAAGATTAAGTACAATGGCAAGGATCAAACGGCACCTAACACTACTGTTTACGCATTTGAGGGTGACTCACCCCATCCAGCGATTACTCTTGACTCAAAGACTGGTGTTATTGCAGTAGCCCCAGCAACTGATGCAGCAATCGGCCAATTTAATGTCCGTGTTAACGCAACCAATAATGGTAGGCTAATTGCTCAAGGTGATGTGAACATCAAGATTGTTGCCAAGCCTGTGGCTCCGGCTCCTCAGCCACCGGCTCCAGCACCTGAAAAGCCTGCATACAAGTTCTCTTATGATGATCTTGCTGTGACTCAGGGTGAAACTGAGAGCGTTGAGCTTAAGGTAACGCTCGATGGTAAGAAGAGCTCAGCTCCAGCTGATGTATCTTTCACTCGCGATGCAAAGATGCCTGACTGGATCACCGTAGATGCCAAGACTGGTGTAATTACCGCAACCACCGATGAGTATGTTCCAGCTGAAACCTACAACTACATGGTGACGGTTACACAAGCTGACGGTGCAAAGACTGAAGTTCCAGTGATGGTCAAGGTTGCCAAGGCTGGCGACGCACCTGAGCTCAAGTCCCAGCTATGGAAGCTTTCCTACGCTGATACCACACTCCAGCAACTCAAGAGTGCCACAGTTAAACTCACTGCAACCTTGTTCGGCAAGGAACGCGCCCTACCACGCGGAGTTACATTCGCTCCGGGTGCAGATATGCCAAGCTGGGTAACCGTAGATGAAAAGACCGGCGCTATTACCGTTAAGCCATCAGAATTCGTAGAAATTAAGAGCTACGTATTCCACGTTGTTGTCACACACCTCAACGGCGAAACGGAAAAGTTGGCAGTGAACATCAAGGTCACTGAAGCTGATGCACAGATGGAAGAACCTCAACCACAAAAGCCTGGAAAGGTTGTAATCCCAGCTTTGAAGCTCACCCCGGCAACGCCACACGCGACGCCACAAGAGCCAAAGCCAAGTGATCCTAAGCCAAGTGATCCTAAGCCAACCCAGCCTAAGCCGGTAGAAACACCATCAACTGGTCTAGCAAAAACCGGTGTTGGAATTGCTGGCCTAGCTGGAACTGCGCTCCTTGCAGCACTTGCTGGCGCAGCGATGCTACGCCGTCGTAAGGCCTAA